A part of Toxotes jaculatrix isolate fToxJac2 chromosome 24, fToxJac2.pri, whole genome shotgun sequence genomic DNA contains:
- the LOC121178170 gene encoding N-chimaerin, translated as MALNVFDHDEYRPPVWKSYLYQLQQEAPHPRRVTCTCEVDNRPKYYGREYHGMISREEADQLLSQAEGSYLIRESQRQPGTYTLALRFGNQTRNFRLYHDGKHFVGEKRFESIHDLVTDGLITLYIETKAAEYIAKMTINPIYEHVGYTTLNQEPTLKKHLPHSPEAPDGPAPAKDDRNAEERLTSLVRRATLRESDLAPKYEKVHNFKVHTFRGPHWCEYCANFMWGLIAQGVKCADCGLNVHKQCSKVVPNDCQPDLRHVKKVYSCDLTTLVKAHNTKRPMVVDMCIQEIEARGLQSEGLYRISGFSELIEDVKLAFDRDGEKADISSSAYEDINIITGALKLYFRELPIPLITYDAYPRFIETAKITDPEKRLESLHEALKLLPPAHCETLRYLMGHLKRVTQYEKENLMSSENLGIVFGPTLMRAPELDAMTALNDIRYQRLVVETLITNEDVLF; from the exons ATGGCCCTAAATGTCTTTG ATCATGATGAATACAGGCCACCGGTGTGGAAGTCTTACC TGTACCAGCTCCAGCAGGAGGCACCTCATCCACGCAGAGTCACCTGCACCTGTGAG GTGGACAACCGACCTAAATACTATGGGAGAGA GTACCATGGGATGATCTCAAGAGAAGAGGCCGACCAGTTACTGAGTCAGGCCGAAGGCAGCTACCTCATCAGAGAGAGTCAGAGGCAGCCGGGCACATACACCCTGGCTCTCag GTTTGGGAACCAGACGAGAAACTTCCGTCTCTACCATGATGGGAAGCACTTTGTGGGAGAGAAGAGGTTCGAGTCCATCCACGACCTGGTCACAGACGGCCTCATCACGCTCTATATTGAGACAAAG GCAGCGGAGTACATCGCTAAGATGACCATAAACCCCATCTATGAACACGTGGGCTACACCACCCTGAACCAGGAGCCCACCTTGAAGAAACACCTGCCACACAGCCCCGAGGCCCCGGATGGACCTGCTCCAGCCAAAGACGATCGCAACGCAGAGGAGAGG CTCACATCACTGGTGCGGCGGGCCACCCTGAGGGAGAGCGACTTGGCGCCCAAGTACGAGAAGGTCCACAACTTCAAG GTTCATACATTCAGAGGCCCCCACTGGTGTGAGTACTGTGCCAACTTCATGTGGGGTCTCATCGCTCAGGGAGTCAAGTGTGCAG ACTGTGGGTTGAATGTCCATAAGCAGTGCTCCAAGGTCGTGCCAAACGACTGCCAGCCGGACCTGCGGCACGTCAAGAAGGTGTACAGCTGTGACCTGACCACGCTGGTCAAAGCCCACAACACCAAGAGGCCCATGGTGGTTGATATGTGCATACAGGAAATCGAGGCTAGAG GTCTTCAGTCAGAGGGTTTGTACAGAATATCAGGCTTCAGTGAGCTGATTGAAGATGTCAAGCTGGCCTTTGACAGAG aTGGAGAAAAAGCCGACATCTCCTCAAGTGCTTACGAGGACATCAACATCATCACTGGAGCCCTCAAGCTCTACTTCAGAGAGCTGCCTATCCCCCTCATCACGTATGATGCCTACCCACGCTTCATAGAAACCGCAA aGATTACAGACCCAGAAAAACGTCTGGAGTCTCTCCATGAGGCCTTGAAGCTGCTGCCGCCAGCTCACTGCGAGACACTGCGATACCTCATGGGTCACCTCAAGAG GGTGACCCAGTATGAGAAAGAGAACCTCATGTCTAGCGAGAACCTGGGCATCGTCTTCGGCCCGACGCTGATGAGGGCCCCCGAGCTGGACGCCATGACGGCGCTCAACGACATCAGATACCAGAGACTGGTGGTGGAAACGCTCATTACCAACGAAGATGTGTTGTTctga
- the n6amt1 gene encoding methyltransferase N6AMT1 — MSTGYPTPVYSHAGRGHFQDVYEPAEDSFLLIDALEKDAQRLQQMSPCVCLEVGSGSGVVSAFLASVVGPSALYICTDVNPSAAQCTQKTASSNNVSLQPVITDLVGCLLPRLSGKVDVLLFNPPYVVTPSEEVGSRGIEAAWAGGKRGREVTDRFLPLVARLLSNKGLFYLITIVENDPDDIIHLLRKHGLKGEACLSARAGNERLSVLRFHKTQT; from the exons ATGTCAACAGGTTATCCCACGCCGGTGTACTCCCACGCTGGACGGGGACACTTCCAGGATGTCTACGAGCCTGCAGAGGACTCTTTCCTCTTGATAGACGCTTTGGAGAAAGATgcacagaggctgcagcagatgAG CCCATGTGTGTGTCTAGAGGTCGGCAGTGGCTCTGGAGTTGTGTCCGCATTTCTGGCATCAGTGGTTGGACCTTCGGCTTTATACAT TTGCACTGATGTGAATCCTTCAGCAGCACAGTGCACGCAAAAGACAGCTTCCTCCAACAATGTTTCACTGCAGCCTGTCATCACAGACCTG GTGGGGTGCCTTCTGCCCCGGCTGAGTGGAAAAGTGGATGTCCTCCTATTTAACCCTCCCTACGTGGTGACACCGTCGGAAGAG GTAGGTAGCAGAGGTATAGAGGCCGCCTGGGCTGGAGGGAAGCGAGGACGAGAGGTGACGGACAGATTTCTGCCCTTGGTGGCACGATTGCTGTCCAATAAAGGGCTCTTTTACCTCATTACCATCGTTGAGAATGATCCAG ATGACATCATCCATTTGCTGCGAAAGCATGGCTTAAAGGGAGAGGCATGCTTGTCCGCAAGAGCTGGAAACGAGAGACTGTCCGTCCTGCGCTTCCACAAGACACAAACATGA
- the gart gene encoding trifunctional purine biosynthetic protein adenosine-3 isoform X2 yields the protein MAERVLVVGGGGREHALAWKLAQSSQVQQVLVAPGNAGTANCGKISNSEVSVSNHTILAQFCKDHHVGLVVVGPEVPLAAGIVDDLTAADVPCFGPSAKAAQLEASKSFSKAFMERHGIPTARYGSFTDPQEACNYIHTADFPALVVKASGLAAGKGVIVARDQDEACLAVMDIMKDRAFGAAGETVVVEELLEGEEVSCLCFSDGSSVSPMPPAQDHKRLQDGDQGPNTGGMGAYCPTPQVSQELLQQIRETVLQKTVDGMREEGTPYVGVLYAGLMLTKQGPKVLEFNCRFGDPECQVLLPLLKSDLYEVILNTMNGKLASSAPVWHQDSSAVTVVMASDGYPGPYKKGVEITGLSQVQDMGLQVFHAGTALKEGGVVSSGGRVLTVTAVSSSLEAALQAANQGVAAVGFPGAVYRRDIGHRAIAHLNQHRGLTYKDSGVDIAAGNKLVEVIKPLAKATSRSGCNADLGGFAGLFDLKAAGFVDPILVSGTDGVGTKLKIAQACGQHDGLGQDLVAMCVNDVLAQGAEPLFFLDYFSCGSLDVDVAASVVGGIAKACEMAGCALLGETAEMPGVYAPGEYDLAGFCVGAVERGALLPRLGDIAEGDLLIGVASSGVHSNGFSLVRKVLERAHLNYSSPAPFGKLGQTVGEVLLTPTKIYSRLLLPVLRSGAVKAYAHITGGGLLENIPRVLPQELAVDLDASRWSIPPVFSWLHKEGGLREEEMARTFNCGLGAVLVVAPLDVQRVLRQLQALEEAWIVGSLAHKQPGAEAVVVRNLKHSLVNAGPASGGELGVEQNGSCRGNFSTLRKRTRVAVLISGTGTNLQALIEQAKRPSSSAEIVVVISNRPGVQGLRRASLAGIQTRVVDHKLYGSRAEFDGTIDRVLEEFGVELVCLAGFMRILTGTFVKKWNGKLLNIHPSLLPSFKGVNAQKQALQAGVRVTGCTVHFVAEEVDAGAIIVQEAVPVLNSDTEESLSDRIREAEHRAFPAALELVASGAVRLGEDGLITRKPSSQN from the exons ATGGCAGAGCGAGTGCTGGTGGTTGGCGGTGGTGGACGGGAGCACGCACTGGCGTGGAAGTTGGCCCAGTCATCGCAGGTTCAGCAGGTCCTGGTGGCTCCGGGTAACGCAGGCACAGCCAACTGTGGGAAGATCAGCAACTCTG AGGTATCAGTGAGTAACCACACCATCTTGGCTCAGTTCTGCAAGGATCATCACGTGGGACTGGTTGTTGTCGGACCTGAGGTGCCGCTTGCTGCAG GTATCGTAGATGACCTGACGGCAGCAGACGTCCCATGTTTTGGACCTTCTGCCAAGGCAGCTCAGTTAGAGGCCAGCAAGAGCTTTTCAAAGGCTTTTATGGAGCGTCACGGCATCCCCACGGCCCGCTACGGCTCCTTCACTGACCCCCAGGAGGCCTGCAACTACATCCACAC CGCTGACTTTCCCGCACTGGTAGTGAAGGCGAGCGGTCTGGCGGCCGGGAAGGGAGTCATTGTGGCGAGAGACCAGGACGAGGCCTGTCTGGCGGTGATGGACATCATGAAG GACAGAGCGTTTGGAGCCGCGGGGGAAACAGTGGTGGTTGAGGAACTtctggagggagaggaagtgTCT tgtctgtgtttcagtgatgGCTCCTCAGTGTCTCCGATGCCTCCAGCGCAGGATCACAAGCGGCTGCAGGACGGGGACCAGGGGCCGAACACTGGCGGCATGGGGGCCTACTGCCCCACCCCTCAG GTGAGtcaggagctgctgcagcagatcaGAGAGACTGTCCTTCAGAAGACAGTGGACGgaatgagggaggagggaacTCCTTATGTGG GTGTGCTGTATGCAGGGCTGATGTTGACCAAGCAGGGGCCAAAGGTGCTGGAATTCAACTGTCGCTTCGGAGACCCCGAGTGTCAG GTGTTGCTGCCCCTGCTGAAGAGCGACCTGTATGAAGTGATCTTAAACACCATGAATGGCAAACTGGCCTCCAGCGCCCCCGTGTGGCACCAGGACAGCTCTGCAGTAACTGTGGTTATGGCCAGCGATGGTTACCCTGGCCCCTACAAGAAAGGAGTGGAGATCACAG GTTTGTCTCAGGTTCAGGACATGGGGCTGCAGGTTTTCCACGCAGGCACAGCCCTGAAGGAAGGAGGCGTGGTCTCCAGTGGCGGACGGGTCCTGACGGTCACCGCGGTCAGTTCGTCCCTGGAGGCGGCTCTGCAGGCGGCCAATCAGGGTGTGGCTGCCGTTGGCTTCCCGGGTGCCGTGTACCGTCGTGACATCGGCCACCGGGCCATCGCCCACCTGAACcaacacag AGGTCTGACCTATAAGGACAGCGGAGTGGACATAGCTGCTGGCAACAAGCTGGTGGAGGTGATCAAGCCTCTGGCCAAGGCAACTTCTCGCTCTG GGTGTAATGCAGACCTGGGGGGCTTTGCTGGGCTGTTTGACCTGAAGGCGGCAGGATTTGTGGACCCCATTCTGGTATCTGGGACAGATGGAGTGGGGACTAAGCTTAAG ATCGCCCAGGCGTGCGGACAGCACGACGGTCTGGGTCAGGACCTGGTGGCCATGTGTGTGAACGACGTTCTGGCTCAGGGTGCCGAGCCGCTCTTCTTCCTCGACTACTTTTCCTGCGGCAGTCTGGACGTGGACGTGGCCGCCTCAGTGGTCGGTGGCATCGCTAAGGCCTGCGAGATGGCAGGCTGTGCTctgctgg GTGAGACAGCAGAAATGCCCGGTGTTTATGCTCCGGGCGAGTACGACTTGGCCGGGTTCTGCGTCGGAGCAGTGGAGCGCGGAGCCCTGCTGCCGAGGCTGGGGGACATCGCTGAGGGGGACCTGCTGATCGGAGTGGCCTCTTCTGGAGTCCACAGCAACGGTTTCAGCCTGGTCCGCAAAGTCTTGGAGAGGGCCCACCTCAACTACAGCTCCCCCGCTCCCTTTGGCAAGCTGGGACAGACTGTCG GGGAGGTTTTACTCACACCAACAAAGATCTACAGCCGTCTGCTCCTGCCAGTCCTGCGCAGCGGCGCTGTCAAAGCCTACGCACACATCACAGGCGGTGGACTTTTGGAGAACATCCCTCGGGTGCTTCCCCAGGAGCTGGCAGTCGATTTAG ACGCATCACGGTGGAGCATCCCTCCAGTGTTTTCCTGGCTCCACAAGGAAGGGGgtctgagggaggaggagatggccCGCACCTTCAACTGTGGCCTGGGGGCAGTTCTGGTGGTCGCCCCCCTGGATGTCCAGAGGGTTTTGCGCCAGCTACAAGCGCTTGAAGAGGCCTGGATCGTGGGTTCACTGGCCCACAAGCAGCCGG GGGCAGAAGCCGTGGTGGTCCGTAACCTGAAACACAGCCTGGTGAATGCAGGGCCGGCATCTGGCGGAGAGCTGGGAGTTGAGCAAAACGGCAGTTGCCGTGGCAACTTTAGTACACTACGCAAGAGGACCAGAGTAGCTGTTCTCATCTCTGGCACAG GCACTAACCTTCAGGCCCTGATAGAGCAGGCCAAGCGTCCGTCTAGCTCAGCAGAGATTGTGGTGGTCATCTCCAACAGGCCTGGAGTTCAGGGCCTGAGGAGAGCATCGCTGGCTGGCATCCAGACACGG GTGGTGGACCACAAACTGTACgggagcagagcagagtttgACGGCACCATTGATCGTGTGCTGGAAGAATTTGGAGTGGAGCTGGTGTGTCTCGCTGGATTCATGAGGATCCTCACTGGAACTTTTGTCAAGAAATGGAATG GGAAGTTACTGAACATCCATCCGTCCCTGCTGCCATCATTCAAGGGTGTGAATGCCCAAAAGCAGGCCCTGCAGGCTGGGGTGCGAGTTACTGGCTGCACGGTCCACTTTGTAGCA GAAGAGGTGGATGCTGGAGCCATCATCGTGCAGGAGGCGGTGCCCGTGCTAAACAGTGACACGGAGGAGAGTCTGTCCGATAGGATCAGAGAAGCCGAGCACCGAGCCTTCCCCGCCGCCCTGGAGTTGGTCGCCAGCGGCGCGGTCAGGCTCGGAGAGGACGGGCTCATCACGCGGAAGCCAAGTTCACAGAATTAA
- the gart gene encoding trifunctional purine biosynthetic protein adenosine-3 isoform X1 has protein sequence MAERVLVVGGGGREHALAWKLAQSSQVQQVLVAPGNAGTANCGKISNSEVSVSNHTILAQFCKDHHVGLVVVGPEVPLAAGIVDDLTAADVPCFGPSAKAAQLEASKSFSKAFMERHGIPTARYGSFTDPQEACNYIHTADFPALVVKASGLAAGKGVIVARDQDEACLAVMDIMKDRAFGAAGETVVVEELLEGEEVSCLCFSDGSSVSPMPPAQDHKRLQDGDQGPNTGGMGAYCPTPQVSQELLQQIRETVLQKTVDGMREEGTPYVGVLYAGLMLTKQGPKVLEFNCRFGDPECQVLLPLLKSDLYEVILNTMNGKLASSAPVWHQDSSAVTVVMASDGYPGPYKKGVEITGLSQVQDMGLQVFHAGTALKEGGVVSSGGRVLTVTAVSSSLEAALQAANQGVAAVGFPGAVYRRDIGHRAIAHLNQHRGLTYKDSGVDIAAGNKLVEVIKPLAKATSRSGCNADLGGFAGLFDLKAAGFVDPILVSGTDGVGTKLKIAQACGQHDGLGQDLVAMCVNDVLAQGAEPLFFLDYFSCGSLDVDVAASVVGGIAKACEMAGCALLGGETAEMPGVYAPGEYDLAGFCVGAVERGALLPRLGDIAEGDLLIGVASSGVHSNGFSLVRKVLERAHLNYSSPAPFGKLGQTVGEVLLTPTKIYSRLLLPVLRSGAVKAYAHITGGGLLENIPRVLPQELAVDLDASRWSIPPVFSWLHKEGGLREEEMARTFNCGLGAVLVVAPLDVQRVLRQLQALEEAWIVGSLAHKQPGAEAVVVRNLKHSLVNAGPASGGELGVEQNGSCRGNFSTLRKRTRVAVLISGTGTNLQALIEQAKRPSSSAEIVVVISNRPGVQGLRRASLAGIQTRVVDHKLYGSRAEFDGTIDRVLEEFGVELVCLAGFMRILTGTFVKKWNGKLLNIHPSLLPSFKGVNAQKQALQAGVRVTGCTVHFVAEEVDAGAIIVQEAVPVLNSDTEESLSDRIREAEHRAFPAALELVASGAVRLGEDGLITRKPSSQN, from the exons ATGGCAGAGCGAGTGCTGGTGGTTGGCGGTGGTGGACGGGAGCACGCACTGGCGTGGAAGTTGGCCCAGTCATCGCAGGTTCAGCAGGTCCTGGTGGCTCCGGGTAACGCAGGCACAGCCAACTGTGGGAAGATCAGCAACTCTG AGGTATCAGTGAGTAACCACACCATCTTGGCTCAGTTCTGCAAGGATCATCACGTGGGACTGGTTGTTGTCGGACCTGAGGTGCCGCTTGCTGCAG GTATCGTAGATGACCTGACGGCAGCAGACGTCCCATGTTTTGGACCTTCTGCCAAGGCAGCTCAGTTAGAGGCCAGCAAGAGCTTTTCAAAGGCTTTTATGGAGCGTCACGGCATCCCCACGGCCCGCTACGGCTCCTTCACTGACCCCCAGGAGGCCTGCAACTACATCCACAC CGCTGACTTTCCCGCACTGGTAGTGAAGGCGAGCGGTCTGGCGGCCGGGAAGGGAGTCATTGTGGCGAGAGACCAGGACGAGGCCTGTCTGGCGGTGATGGACATCATGAAG GACAGAGCGTTTGGAGCCGCGGGGGAAACAGTGGTGGTTGAGGAACTtctggagggagaggaagtgTCT tgtctgtgtttcagtgatgGCTCCTCAGTGTCTCCGATGCCTCCAGCGCAGGATCACAAGCGGCTGCAGGACGGGGACCAGGGGCCGAACACTGGCGGCATGGGGGCCTACTGCCCCACCCCTCAG GTGAGtcaggagctgctgcagcagatcaGAGAGACTGTCCTTCAGAAGACAGTGGACGgaatgagggaggagggaacTCCTTATGTGG GTGTGCTGTATGCAGGGCTGATGTTGACCAAGCAGGGGCCAAAGGTGCTGGAATTCAACTGTCGCTTCGGAGACCCCGAGTGTCAG GTGTTGCTGCCCCTGCTGAAGAGCGACCTGTATGAAGTGATCTTAAACACCATGAATGGCAAACTGGCCTCCAGCGCCCCCGTGTGGCACCAGGACAGCTCTGCAGTAACTGTGGTTATGGCCAGCGATGGTTACCCTGGCCCCTACAAGAAAGGAGTGGAGATCACAG GTTTGTCTCAGGTTCAGGACATGGGGCTGCAGGTTTTCCACGCAGGCACAGCCCTGAAGGAAGGAGGCGTGGTCTCCAGTGGCGGACGGGTCCTGACGGTCACCGCGGTCAGTTCGTCCCTGGAGGCGGCTCTGCAGGCGGCCAATCAGGGTGTGGCTGCCGTTGGCTTCCCGGGTGCCGTGTACCGTCGTGACATCGGCCACCGGGCCATCGCCCACCTGAACcaacacag AGGTCTGACCTATAAGGACAGCGGAGTGGACATAGCTGCTGGCAACAAGCTGGTGGAGGTGATCAAGCCTCTGGCCAAGGCAACTTCTCGCTCTG GGTGTAATGCAGACCTGGGGGGCTTTGCTGGGCTGTTTGACCTGAAGGCGGCAGGATTTGTGGACCCCATTCTGGTATCTGGGACAGATGGAGTGGGGACTAAGCTTAAG ATCGCCCAGGCGTGCGGACAGCACGACGGTCTGGGTCAGGACCTGGTGGCCATGTGTGTGAACGACGTTCTGGCTCAGGGTGCCGAGCCGCTCTTCTTCCTCGACTACTTTTCCTGCGGCAGTCTGGACGTGGACGTGGCCGCCTCAGTGGTCGGTGGCATCGCTAAGGCCTGCGAGATGGCAGGCTGTGCTctgctgg GAGGTGAGACAGCAGAAATGCCCGGTGTTTATGCTCCGGGCGAGTACGACTTGGCCGGGTTCTGCGTCGGAGCAGTGGAGCGCGGAGCCCTGCTGCCGAGGCTGGGGGACATCGCTGAGGGGGACCTGCTGATCGGAGTGGCCTCTTCTGGAGTCCACAGCAACGGTTTCAGCCTGGTCCGCAAAGTCTTGGAGAGGGCCCACCTCAACTACAGCTCCCCCGCTCCCTTTGGCAAGCTGGGACAGACTGTCG GGGAGGTTTTACTCACACCAACAAAGATCTACAGCCGTCTGCTCCTGCCAGTCCTGCGCAGCGGCGCTGTCAAAGCCTACGCACACATCACAGGCGGTGGACTTTTGGAGAACATCCCTCGGGTGCTTCCCCAGGAGCTGGCAGTCGATTTAG ACGCATCACGGTGGAGCATCCCTCCAGTGTTTTCCTGGCTCCACAAGGAAGGGGgtctgagggaggaggagatggccCGCACCTTCAACTGTGGCCTGGGGGCAGTTCTGGTGGTCGCCCCCCTGGATGTCCAGAGGGTTTTGCGCCAGCTACAAGCGCTTGAAGAGGCCTGGATCGTGGGTTCACTGGCCCACAAGCAGCCGG GGGCAGAAGCCGTGGTGGTCCGTAACCTGAAACACAGCCTGGTGAATGCAGGGCCGGCATCTGGCGGAGAGCTGGGAGTTGAGCAAAACGGCAGTTGCCGTGGCAACTTTAGTACACTACGCAAGAGGACCAGAGTAGCTGTTCTCATCTCTGGCACAG GCACTAACCTTCAGGCCCTGATAGAGCAGGCCAAGCGTCCGTCTAGCTCAGCAGAGATTGTGGTGGTCATCTCCAACAGGCCTGGAGTTCAGGGCCTGAGGAGAGCATCGCTGGCTGGCATCCAGACACGG GTGGTGGACCACAAACTGTACgggagcagagcagagtttgACGGCACCATTGATCGTGTGCTGGAAGAATTTGGAGTGGAGCTGGTGTGTCTCGCTGGATTCATGAGGATCCTCACTGGAACTTTTGTCAAGAAATGGAATG GGAAGTTACTGAACATCCATCCGTCCCTGCTGCCATCATTCAAGGGTGTGAATGCCCAAAAGCAGGCCCTGCAGGCTGGGGTGCGAGTTACTGGCTGCACGGTCCACTTTGTAGCA GAAGAGGTGGATGCTGGAGCCATCATCGTGCAGGAGGCGGTGCCCGTGCTAAACAGTGACACGGAGGAGAGTCTGTCCGATAGGATCAGAGAAGCCGAGCACCGAGCCTTCCCCGCCGCCCTGGAGTTGGTCGCCAGCGGCGCGGTCAGGCTCGGAGAGGACGGGCTCATCACGCGGAAGCCAAGTTCACAGAATTAA